The Aquidulcibacter paucihalophilus genome has a window encoding:
- a CDS encoding DUF2171 domain-containing protein — protein sequence MVDPSQIREHLEIVGSDGEHVGRVDHVVGDQIELAKLDLAGGFKHHMIPVRWVHHVDEHVHLNVTKDEAKARWTGKPHQARRQLTANSRRPRCRRRGLRPM from the coding sequence ATGGTAGACCCGTCCCAAATCCGCGAACACCTTGAAATTGTCGGTTCCGACGGCGAGCATGTCGGTCGCGTCGACCACGTCGTCGGCGACCAGATCGAACTGGCCAAGCTCGATCTCGCCGGCGGCTTCAAACACCACATGATCCCCGTCCGCTGGGTTCATCATGTTGACGAACACGTCCATCTCAATGTGACGAAGGACGAGGCGAAGGCCCGCTGGACCGGGAAACCGCACCAGGCCCGTCGGCAGCTTACTGCGAATTCACGAAGGCCCCGCTGTCGCAGGCGGGGCCTTCGACCTATGTGA
- a CDS encoding YccF domain-containing protein → MIRLILNLLWFVFGGWLSGLLWLFGGAILALTIVGLPWTFAAWRIASYSFWPFGREVVWRDEMGQVDVGTGPLGLVLNIIWFIFAGWYIALSHLLIAVAEFVTIIGIPFALKDLELAKLALAPIGRTIRDKP, encoded by the coding sequence TTGATCCGCCTGATCCTCAACCTGCTCTGGTTCGTTTTCGGCGGCTGGCTGTCCGGTCTGCTCTGGCTGTTCGGCGGCGCGATCCTGGCCCTGACCATCGTCGGCCTGCCCTGGACGTTCGCCGCCTGGCGGATCGCCAGCTACTCCTTCTGGCCCTTTGGCCGTGAAGTGGTCTGGCGCGACGAAATGGGCCAGGTCGACGTCGGCACGGGCCCGCTGGGCCTCGTCCTGAACATCATCTGGTTCATCTTCGCCGGCTGGTACATCGCCCTGTCGCACCTGCTGATCGCCGTCGCCGAGTTCGTCACCATCATCGGCATCCCCTTCGCCCTGAAGGATCTGGAACTGGCCAAGCTGGCCCTGGCACCGATCGGCCGGACAATCCGCGACAAGCCCTGA
- a CDS encoding AAA family ATPase, producing MTALTRPYWIEAQFERREGWDDSVYPFNLAAVRTLHSLAFHPNVTFLVGENGSGKSTLIEALAVAWGFNAEGGGREHRFETRASHSPLHRFVRPIRSPQRLQDGFFLRAESFFTTASYLESVGGRRYGGASLHEQSHGESFFALFENRFVGDGLYILDEPEAALSPSRQLSFLAKMHELVLARSQLIIATHSPIILGYPNAWIYQVSEHGVDRVDYEDTDHYQVTRNFLTRREMMLDVLLSED from the coding sequence ATGACCGCCCTCACCCGTCCCTACTGGATCGAGGCGCAGTTCGAGCGGCGCGAGGGGTGGGATGACTCGGTCTATCCGTTCAACCTGGCGGCGGTGCGGACGCTGCACAGTCTGGCGTTCCACCCCAATGTGACCTTCCTGGTCGGAGAGAACGGCTCGGGCAAGTCGACCCTGATAGAGGCGCTGGCGGTGGCCTGGGGGTTCAACGCCGAGGGCGGCGGGCGGGAGCACCGGTTCGAGACCCGCGCCTCGCATTCGCCGCTGCACCGGTTCGTGCGGCCGATCAGATCGCCGCAGAGGCTGCAGGACGGCTTCTTCCTCAGGGCCGAGAGCTTCTTCACCACGGCCAGTTATCTGGAGTCCGTCGGTGGCCGTCGATACGGAGGCGCATCCCTGCACGAACAGTCGCATGGCGAGAGCTTCTTCGCCCTGTTCGAGAACCGGTTCGTCGGCGACGGCCTCTATATTCTCGACGAGCCCGAGGCGGCGCTGTCGCCGTCCCGGCAGCTGTCCTTCCTCGCCAAGATGCACGAGCTGGTTCTGGCGCGGTCACAGCTGATCATCGCCACACATTCACCGATCATCCTCGGCTATCCGAACGCGTGGATTTACCAGGTGTCCGAACACGGGGTGGACCGCGTCGACTACGAGGACACGGACCACTATCAGGTCACGCGCAATTTCCTGACCCGGCGCGAGATGATGCTGGACGTCCTGCTGTCCGAGGACTGA
- the fumC gene encoding class II fumarate hydratase, which yields MTTHRTETDTFGPIEVASDRYWGAQAQRSLGNFRIGWEKQPLPIVRALGIVKRAAAETNMALGKLDPKLGETIIAAANEVIDGKLNDHFPLVVWQTGSGTQSNMNANEVISNRAIEMLGGEMGSKKPVHPNDHVNMSQSSNDTFPTAMHVACAEQVVNDLLPALKHLHAALDAKAKAWDHIIKIGRTHTQDATPLTLGQEFGGYAQQVANGIERIEQTLPKLMELAQGGTAVGTGLNAPIGFAEQVAERIAAITGLAFTTAPNKFEALAAHDAMVFSHGAINTVAASLFKIANDIRFLGSGPRSGLGELALPENEPGSSIMPGKVNPTQSEALTQVCVQVFGNHAAVTFAGSQGHFELNVFNPVMAYNFLQSVRLMADAAVSFTDNCVVGIEPREDNIKRGLDNSLMLVTALNGKLGYDACAKIAKTAHKNGTTLREEAVGGGYLTDAEFDEAVRPEKMISPG from the coding sequence ATGACCACCCACCGCACTGAAACCGACACCTTCGGCCCCATCGAGGTCGCCTCGGATCGCTACTGGGGTGCCCAGGCGCAGCGGTCGCTGGGCAATTTCAGGATCGGCTGGGAGAAACAGCCCCTGCCGATCGTCCGGGCGCTCGGCATCGTCAAGCGGGCGGCCGCTGAAACGAACATGGCGCTGGGCAAGCTGGACCCGAAACTGGGCGAGACCATCATCGCGGCGGCCAATGAGGTCATCGACGGCAAGCTCAACGACCATTTCCCGCTGGTCGTCTGGCAGACCGGCTCGGGCACCCAGTCGAACATGAACGCCAATGAGGTGATCTCGAATCGGGCGATCGAAATGCTGGGCGGGGAGATGGGCTCCAAGAAGCCGGTCCATCCGAACGACCACGTCAATATGAGCCAGTCGTCGAACGACACCTTCCCGACGGCCATGCACGTCGCCTGCGCGGAGCAGGTGGTCAACGACCTGCTGCCCGCCCTGAAGCATCTGCACGCGGCGCTGGACGCCAAGGCGAAGGCCTGGGACCACATCATCAAGATCGGCCGGACGCATACCCAGGACGCCACGCCGCTCACCCTCGGTCAGGAGTTCGGCGGCTATGCCCAGCAGGTCGCCAACGGCATCGAGCGGATCGAGCAGACCCTGCCGAAACTGATGGAACTGGCCCAGGGCGGCACCGCCGTCGGCACCGGGCTGAACGCTCCGATCGGCTTTGCCGAACAGGTGGCCGAGCGGATCGCCGCCATCACCGGCCTGGCCTTCACCACGGCGCCGAACAAGTTCGAGGCCCTGGCCGCGCATGACGCCATGGTCTTCAGCCACGGGGCCATCAACACGGTGGCCGCCAGCCTGTTCAAGATCGCCAATGACATCCGCTTCCTCGGTTCAGGCCCGCGCTCGGGCCTCGGGGAACTGGCGCTGCCGGAGAATGAACCGGGCAGTTCGATCATGCCGGGCAAGGTCAATCCGACCCAGTCGGAAGCCCTGACGCAGGTCTGCGTCCAGGTGTTCGGCAACCACGCCGCCGTGACCTTCGCCGGCTCGCAGGGGCATTTCGAGCTGAACGTCTTCAACCCGGTGATGGCCTACAACTTCCTGCAGTCGGTCCGGCTGATGGCCGACGCCGCGGTGTCCTTCACCGACAACTGCGTGGTCGGGATCGAGCCGCGCGAGGACAACATCAAGCGCGGTCTGGACAACTCGCTGATGCTGGTGACGGCGCTGAACGGCAAGCTGGGCTATGACGCCTGCGCCAAGATCGCCAAGACCGCGCACAAGAACGGCACGACCCTGCGCGAGGAAGCCGTCGGCGGCGGCTATCTGACCGACGCCGAGTTCGACGAGGCCGTGCGGCCCGAGAAGATGATCTCGCCGGGGTGA
- a CDS encoding peptidylprolyl isomerase: protein MATLIRRTGAVLLSLTLLIGATAAVAQTPPPPNPIPMVVIRTSHGDIGLGLNIYQAPVTVCNFLRYVEAGHYVGGRFFRTVVARTNDNPNPIDVIQAATPAGSDDAGFGPIPLERTRDTGLTHRVGTISMARDAPDSATSSFFIVVDDAPALDFGGARNPDGQGFAAFGFVAGGMAVVRAIQALPATDEVIDTPVMILKVELTTPFPNLCRP from the coding sequence ATGGCAACGTTGATCCGGCGGACGGGTGCGGTCCTCCTGTCGCTCACCCTGTTGATCGGCGCTACCGCGGCAGTGGCCCAGACTCCGCCGCCGCCAAATCCGATTCCTATGGTCGTCATCCGCACCAGCCATGGCGACATCGGTCTGGGTTTGAATATCTATCAGGCGCCCGTCACGGTCTGCAATTTCCTCCGGTACGTTGAGGCGGGCCACTACGTCGGCGGCCGCTTCTTTCGCACCGTGGTGGCCCGGACCAATGACAACCCCAACCCGATTGATGTCATCCAGGCCGCGACCCCTGCAGGCAGCGACGACGCCGGTTTCGGCCCTATCCCGCTCGAGCGCACGCGGGACACAGGCCTGACTCACAGGGTCGGGACCATCTCCATGGCGCGCGACGCGCCCGACAGTGCGACCTCCAGCTTCTTCATTGTGGTAGACGACGCCCCGGCGCTGGATTTCGGCGGTGCCCGAAACCCGGATGGGCAGGGCTTCGCGGCCTTTGGATTTGTCGCCGGCGGTATGGCGGTCGTGCGCGCCATTCAGGCACTGCCCGCCACGGACGAGGTCATCGACACGCCGGTCATGATCCTCAAAGTCGAACTGACCACCCCGTTTCCAAACCTGTGCCGACCGTGA
- a CDS encoding RusA family crossover junction endodeoxyribonuclease, whose protein sequence is MPTVTPGWIGTGKVRARETGDTVELTIDGLTTQAKYYKPLVYEFMRKEWSSRPSYGDYTVEILMEHVGDPPWMDLDNLAKALLDAIKGYLFHDDAQVARLLVERREGERERITIRVFPRQT, encoded by the coding sequence GTGCCGACCGTGACGCCCGGCTGGATCGGCACAGGCAAGGTCCGCGCCCGCGAGACCGGCGACACGGTCGAGCTGACCATCGACGGCCTGACCACCCAGGCCAAATACTACAAGCCGCTCGTCTATGAGTTCATGCGCAAGGAGTGGTCCTCGCGCCCGTCATACGGCGACTACACCGTCGAGATCCTGATGGAGCACGTGGGCGATCCGCCGTGGATGGACCTCGACAATCTGGCCAAGGCCCTGCTGGACGCCATCAAGGGCTATCTGTTCCACGACGACGCCCAGGTCGCCCGGCTGCTGGTCGAACGTCGCGAGGGCGAGCGCGAGCGGATCACCATCCGGGTGTTCCCGCGTCAGACCTAG
- a CDS encoding C13 family peptidase, with amino-acid sequence MGRGLIIVLAMVLGLAASAHAQTAAPVSRFANWTSAIVAADWRDGADRPIQAFDNARRDLVTGFLAAGFPRSNMVDYSLRPDVPQPVSASTVLEGINAAAARGTSGCLLYFTSHGVPNAMVFGEAPRMTPDMMANIVRSACGTRPTVVIVSACYSGIFINALSAPNRMVLTAASRERTSFGCGADETYPWFDGCILETLPTATDFLALAAGARACVTRKETERGVRLPSEPQLFVGAEMQLRLPTLRFNRPAPS; translated from the coding sequence ATGGGTCGGGGTCTGATCATTGTTCTGGCGATGGTGCTGGGCCTTGCCGCATCCGCGCACGCCCAGACCGCCGCGCCTGTCAGCCGGTTCGCCAACTGGACCTCGGCGATCGTTGCGGCGGACTGGCGCGACGGCGCCGACCGGCCGATCCAGGCTTTCGACAACGCCCGTCGGGATCTTGTGACGGGCTTCCTCGCCGCCGGATTTCCTCGCAGCAATATGGTCGACTACAGCCTGCGCCCGGATGTCCCGCAGCCGGTGTCTGCTTCGACCGTGCTGGAAGGGATCAATGCGGCGGCGGCGCGGGGGACCTCGGGCTGTCTGCTGTATTTCACCTCGCACGGCGTGCCGAACGCGATGGTGTTTGGTGAGGCGCCGCGCATGACGCCTGACATGATGGCCAATATCGTGCGCTCGGCGTGCGGGACACGGCCGACGGTGGTGATCGTCTCCGCCTGCTATTCCGGAATCTTCATCAACGCCCTGTCGGCGCCGAACCGCATGGTTCTGACGGCCGCCAGCCGCGAGCGGACGTCGTTCGGCTGCGGCGCGGATGAGACCTATCCCTGGTTCGACGGCTGTATCCTTGAGACCTTGCCGACGGCGACCGACTTTCTGGCCCTGGCGGCGGGAGCCCGCGCCTGTGTGACCCGCAAGGAGACCGAGCGCGGCGTGCGGCTGCCTTCAGAGCCGCAGCTGTTTGTCGGCGCGGAGATGCAGTTGCGGCTGCCGACACTGCGTTTCAACCGTCCTGCGCCGTCCTAG
- a CDS encoding ClpXP protease specificity-enhancing factor SspB: protein MAEETPPIDEMHYEQLAQDALRGVIRSALERAALPDGIPGAHHFYVTFKTRAPGVSVPPDILAKYPDEMTVVLQHQYWDLKVEQARFSVMLKFGGMPKVLAMPYTAVTRFYDPSVQFLLQFEAPTTVEEIAAEVAASEPARAPVHTCDDDGPKVVSLDQFRKK from the coding sequence ATGGCCGAAGAGACGCCCCCGATCGACGAGATGCACTATGAGCAACTGGCTCAGGATGCATTGCGAGGCGTCATCCGCTCGGCGCTGGAACGGGCCGCCCTGCCCGACGGCATTCCGGGCGCGCACCATTTCTATGTCACGTTCAAGACCCGCGCGCCGGGCGTGAGCGTGCCGCCCGACATCCTGGCCAAATACCCCGACGAGATGACGGTCGTCCTGCAGCACCAGTACTGGGACCTGAAGGTCGAACAGGCGCGATTCTCGGTCATGCTGAAATTCGGCGGCATGCCGAAAGTCCTGGCCATGCCCTACACCGCCGTGACCCGCTTCTATGATCCGTCGGTGCAGTTCCTGCTGCAGTTCGAGGCCCCGACCACGGTCGAGGAAATTGCCGCCGAGGTGGCCGCTTCCGAGCCCGCCCGCGCACCCGTGCACACCTGTGATGACGACGGCCCCAAGGTCGTGTCGCTGGACCAGTTCCGGAAGAAGTAG
- the miaA gene encoding tRNA (adenosine(37)-N6)-dimethylallyltransferase MiaA yields the protein MSEPLITLLAGPTASGKSRRALDMAQRTGAVIVNADSQQLYADLRVLSARPSAGEEALAEHRLYGVADAADAWSVGRWTRTVMPVLAELAAEGRPALLVGGTGLYFTALTTGLADIPDVPVGVRDAAAAAFDADGETAFRRWLAEVDPAAEARIKAGDRQRLTRAWAVAQHTGRALSDWTADTTPLLAPGSWTGLVIEPEREALYANCDLRVADMVEAGALDEVRALMARGLDPALPAMKAVGVREFAAHLTGETTLAAAVEATRQATRNYAKRQLTWFRNQTPGWARV from the coding sequence TTGTCCGAGCCCCTGATCACCCTGCTGGCCGGCCCGACCGCCTCGGGCAAGTCGCGGCGCGCGCTGGACATGGCGCAGCGGACCGGGGCCGTGATCGTCAACGCCGACAGCCAGCAACTCTACGCCGATCTGCGCGTGCTGAGCGCCCGGCCTTCGGCCGGGGAAGAAGCACTGGCGGAGCACCGGCTGTATGGCGTGGCCGACGCCGCCGACGCCTGGTCGGTCGGGCGCTGGACCCGGACCGTCATGCCGGTGCTGGCGGAGTTGGCGGCCGAGGGGCGGCCGGCCCTGCTGGTGGGCGGGACAGGCTTGTATTTCACGGCCCTGACCACGGGGCTGGCGGACATTCCGGATGTGCCGGTCGGGGTGCGGGACGCGGCCGCGGCGGCCTTTGACGCCGATGGCGAGACGGCCTTCCGGCGATGGCTGGCCGAGGTCGATCCGGCGGCCGAGGCGCGCATCAAGGCGGGGGACCGCCAGCGCCTCACGCGGGCCTGGGCCGTCGCACAGCATACCGGGCGGGCACTCAGCGACTGGACGGCGGATACGACGCCCCTGCTGGCGCCGGGATCCTGGACCGGCCTGGTGATCGAGCCGGAGCGCGAGGCGTTGTACGCCAACTGCGACCTGCGGGTGGCGGATATGGTCGAGGCAGGCGCGCTGGACGAGGTCAGGGCGCTGATGGCGCGTGGGCTGGACCCCGCCCTGCCCGCGATGAAGGCCGTCGGGGTGCGTGAGTTCGCGGCCCATCTGACGGGCGAGACGACGCTGGCGGCCGCCGTCGAGGCGACGCGACAGGCCACGCGCAACTACGCCAAGCGGCAGCTGACCTGGTTCAGGAACCAGACGCCCGGATGGGCCCGGGTTTGA
- a CDS encoding Mrp/NBP35 family ATP-binding protein, whose translation MPDRETVLAALDSVIDPKSGQGLVAAGLVQGLVVADDRAGFALEVKASDAALYAPVRDAAEAALKALPGMTRVAVVLTAETVAAAPRRASLSPQAVDQGRPKAPVATARPAHVRRVLAVASGKGGVGKSTVAVNLAAALAARGLSVGLLDADVYGPSLPTMLGMSGKPEYRDSMMEPHVVHGLKAMSVGLLTKADDAMIWRGPMASQALTQMLTQTRWGTEEAPLDILVVDLPPGTGDVQLTLVQKTPLDGAVIVSTPQEVALADARRAHTLFQKVETPTLGLVENMSGPVFGRGGAEAEARRLGVPYLGDLPLDAALREGGDAGVPVVVSDPDGEIATRFAGFAAALVEKLGL comes from the coding sequence GTGCCAGACCGCGAAACCGTCCTCGCCGCCCTCGACTCCGTGATCGACCCGAAGAGCGGGCAGGGGCTGGTCGCAGCCGGTCTGGTGCAGGGGCTGGTCGTCGCGGATGATCGCGCCGGCTTCGCCCTTGAGGTCAAAGCCTCCGACGCCGCCCTCTACGCCCCCGTCCGCGACGCCGCCGAGGCCGCGCTGAAAGCCTTGCCGGGCATGACCCGCGTCGCCGTGGTCCTGACCGCCGAGACCGTCGCCGCTGCCCCGCGCCGCGCGTCCCTTTCGCCCCAGGCGGTCGATCAGGGCCGCCCCAAGGCGCCCGTCGCCACCGCCCGGCCCGCTCACGTCCGTCGCGTCCTCGCCGTGGCCAGCGGCAAGGGCGGCGTCGGCAAGTCCACCGTCGCGGTCAATCTGGCCGCGGCGCTTGCCGCGCGCGGTCTGTCGGTCGGACTGCTCGATGCGGATGTCTACGGCCCGTCCCTGCCCACCATGCTCGGCATGTCCGGCAAGCCGGAATACCGGGACTCCATGATGGAGCCGCACGTCGTCCACGGCCTCAAGGCCATGTCGGTCGGCCTGCTGACCAAGGCCGACGACGCCATGATCTGGCGGGGTCCCATGGCCTCCCAGGCCCTGACCCAGATGCTGACCCAGACCCGGTGGGGGACAGAGGAGGCGCCGCTCGACATCCTCGTCGTCGACCTGCCGCCCGGCACGGGCGACGTCCAGCTGACCCTGGTGCAGAAGACCCCGCTGGACGGGGCCGTCATCGTCTCCACCCCGCAGGAGGTCGCGCTCGCCGACGCCCGCCGCGCCCACACCCTGTTCCAGAAGGTCGAGACGCCGACCCTCGGCCTGGTCGAGAACATGTCGGGACCGGTCTTCGGACGCGGCGGGGCCGAGGCGGAGGCCCGTCGGCTGGGCGTGCCCTATCTCGGCGACCTGCCACTCGACGCCGCCTTGCGCGAGGGTGGCGACGCCGGCGTGCCGGTCGTGGTCAGCGACCCCGACGGCGAGATCGCGACCCGGTTTGCGGGGTTTGCGGCCGCGCTTGTGGAAAAACTCGGCCTTTAG
- a CDS encoding NADH:flavin oxidoreductase has product MSVDALFRPFQVKSLKMPNRIVMAPMTRSFSPGGIPTEDVAGYYRRRAEGDVGLIITEGTVVERPAARNDAKVPVFHGEALPEWKKVVEEVHAAGGLIASQLWHVGAARGQGADWEPLGKVDSPSGLTGPGKQKYEPMTEEDIADTIAAFGASARASRELGFDAAEIHSAHGYLIDQFYWNGLNARGDRWGGPSIAERARFGVEVVKAVREGLGPDIPLIIRLSQWKQQDFDAKIALNPDEMAEWLLPLSDAGVDVFHCSQRRFWEPEFDGSDLNFAGWAKVITGKPTISVGSVGLDGEFIAAFGGAGSRPASLDGLIQRMERDEFDLIAVGRALLADPNWVVKVRDGRQDELKDFERSAMMTLS; this is encoded by the coding sequence ATGTCCGTCGACGCCCTGTTCCGTCCCTTCCAGGTCAAGTCCCTGAAGATGCCCAACCGCATCGTCATGGCCCCGATGACGCGGTCCTTCTCGCCGGGCGGTATCCCGACCGAGGATGTGGCCGGCTACTATCGCCGCCGCGCCGAGGGTGACGTTGGCCTGATCATCACCGAGGGCACGGTCGTCGAACGCCCCGCCGCGCGCAATGACGCGAAGGTGCCGGTCTTCCACGGCGAGGCCCTGCCGGAATGGAAGAAGGTGGTGGAAGAGGTCCACGCCGCCGGTGGCCTGATCGCGTCCCAACTCTGGCATGTCGGCGCTGCACGGGGCCAGGGGGCCGACTGGGAGCCCCTGGGCAAGGTCGACAGCCCCTCGGGCCTGACCGGCCCGGGCAAGCAAAAATACGAGCCGATGACCGAAGAGGACATCGCCGACACCATCGCCGCCTTCGGCGCGTCCGCCCGGGCTTCGCGTGAGCTGGGCTTTGACGCCGCCGAGATCCACTCGGCCCATGGCTATCTGATCGACCAGTTCTACTGGAACGGCCTCAACGCCCGCGGTGACCGCTGGGGCGGCCCCTCGATCGCGGAGCGGGCCCGGTTCGGGGTCGAGGTGGTCAAGGCCGTGCGCGAGGGACTCGGGCCCGACATTCCGCTGATCATCCGGCTTTCCCAGTGGAAGCAGCAGGATTTCGACGCCAAGATCGCCCTGAACCCCGACGAAATGGCCGAATGGCTGCTGCCGCTGTCGGATGCCGGCGTCGACGTGTTCCACTGTTCCCAGCGCCGCTTCTGGGAGCCGGAGTTCGACGGATCGGACCTGAATTTCGCGGGCTGGGCCAAGGTCATCACCGGCAAGCCGACCATCAGTGTCGGCTCGGTCGGCCTTGATGGCGAGTTCATCGCGGCCTTTGGCGGGGCCGGGTCCCGCCCGGCCTCACTGGATGGCCTGATCCAGCGCATGGAGCGCGACGAGTTCGACCTCATCGCCGTCGGCCGCGCCCTTCTGGCCGATCCCAACTGGGTGGTGAAGGTCCGGGACGGCCGTCAGGACGAGCTGAAGGATTTCGAGCGGTCCGCGATGATGACGCTCAGCTGA
- a CDS encoding YbjQ family protein, with the protein MLIVTTNDAPGYRVVKTLGLVRGITVRSRNAISDMVGGLQSMLGGRVETYVKLAEASRAEALQEMVEHAQAMGANAVIGMRYEANEIMEGVTEVLAYGTAVVVEG; encoded by the coding sequence ATGCTGATCGTGACCACCAATGACGCGCCCGGCTATCGGGTGGTGAAGACCCTGGGCCTGGTGCGGGGCATCACGGTGCGTTCCCGCAACGCCATCAGCGACATGGTCGGCGGGCTGCAGTCGATGCTGGGCGGCCGGGTCGAGACCTATGTCAAACTGGCCGAGGCCTCGCGCGCGGAGGCCCTGCAGGAGATGGTCGAACACGCGCAGGCCATGGGCGCCAACGCCGTGATCGGCATGCGCTATGAGGCCAATGAGATCATGGAAGGCGTCACCGAGGTGCTGGCCTATGGCACGGCGGTGGTGGTGGAAGGGTGA
- a CDS encoding dihydrofolate reductase, whose translation MALPQLVLVVARARNGVIGRDGDLPWRLRSDLQRFKAITLGKPCIMGRKTWESLPLKPLPGRLNLILSRDESFTARGAVVCTTLDEAVEIARETAEDDGIAEICVIGGVALFEKALPRAKRIYLTEVEAEPEGDVLFPAFDEGAWTEVSSEAHPAGEKDDHGFVFRVLERK comes from the coding sequence TTGGCCCTGCCCCAACTCGTTCTCGTCGTCGCCCGCGCCCGTAACGGCGTGATCGGACGGGACGGCGACCTGCCGTGGCGGCTGCGCAGCGACCTGCAGCGGTTCAAGGCCATCACTCTCGGCAAACCCTGCATCATGGGCCGCAAGACCTGGGAGAGCCTGCCGCTCAAGCCCCTGCCCGGCCGTCTGAACCTGATCCTTTCGCGCGACGAGTCGTTCACGGCGCGCGGTGCCGTGGTCTGTACGACGCTGGACGAGGCGGTAGAGATCGCGCGCGAGACGGCCGAGGATGACGGAATCGCGGAGATCTGCGTCATCGGCGGCGTGGCCCTGTTCGAAAAGGCCCTGCCGCGGGCGAAGCGCATCTATCTCACCGAGGTCGAGGCCGAGCCCGAGGGCGACGTGCTGTTCCCGGCGTTCGACGAGGGAGCATGGACGGAGGTATCCTCCGAGGCGCATCCGGCCGGAGAGAAGGACGACCACGGGTTCGTCTTCCGGGTTCTCGAAAGGAAATGA
- a CDS encoding aquaporin, with protein MVKKLSAEFIGTMVLVLFGCGAAVLGPAPFDQLAVSMAFGLAIVAMAYGIGPVSGCHVNPAVSLAAFVAGRMSLKDMGLYWVAQILGAVAGAAILGQIAQTGFTNLGANGFDTGSPGGYGLHAALVFEVVATAIFVIVILGVTGPKGQGAFAGLAIGLTLAVIHIVGIQVTGVSANPARSFGPAVLQGGEALSQVWLFFVAPAVGAVLGALLFRFKVLEPDA; from the coding sequence ATGGTGAAGAAGCTTTCAGCCGAGTTCATCGGCACAATGGTGCTGGTTCTGTTCGGGTGCGGGGCGGCGGTGCTGGGGCCGGCCCCGTTTGACCAGCTGGCGGTGTCGATGGCCTTCGGCCTGGCCATCGTGGCCATGGCCTATGGCATCGGGCCGGTTTCGGGATGCCACGTCAATCCGGCGGTCAGTCTGGCGGCCTTCGTGGCCGGGCGGATGTCGCTGAAGGACATGGGGCTGTACTGGGTGGCGCAGATTCTCGGTGCCGTCGCGGGCGCGGCCATCCTCGGCCAGATCGCCCAGACGGGCTTTACGAACCTGGGGGCCAACGGCTTCGACACCGGATCGCCGGGCGGCTACGGCCTGCATGCGGCCCTGGTCTTCGAGGTCGTGGCAACGGCCATCTTCGTCATCGTCATCCTGGGGGTGACGGGGCCCAAGGGCCAGGGTGCCTTCGCGGGTCTGGCCATCGGCCTGACGCTGGCGGTGATCCATATCGTCGGCATCCAGGTGACCGGGGTGTCGGCCAATCCGGCCCGCAGCTTCGGTCCGGCCGTGCTGCAGGGCGGCGAGGCGCTGAGCCAGGTCTGGCTGTTCTTCGTCGCACCCGCCGTCGGTGCCGTGCTCGGGGCGCTGCTGTTCCGGTTCAAGGTGCTGGAACCCGACGCCTGA
- a CDS encoding phosphoribosyl-ATP pyrophosphohydrolase: protein MGLDLKGLQADVLRISDIYAREHNIDRSGDWALLKVQEELGELTAEHLRMSGRARGVADAGKLGDEAADVLGMLLIYCDRAGIDIEAAMQRKWLHWLASETAVPPT, encoded by the coding sequence ATGGGCCTCGACCTGAAGGGTCTGCAGGCCGACGTCCTGCGCATCTCCGACATCTATGCGCGCGAGCACAACATCGACCGCTCCGGCGACTGGGCCCTGCTGAAGGTGCAGGAGGAGCTGGGCGAGCTGACGGCCGAGCATCTGCGCATGAGCGGGCGGGCGCGCGGTGTCGCTGACGCCGGCAAGCTGGGCGACGAGGCGGCGGATGTGCTGGGGATGCTGCTGATCTATTGCGACCGTGCGGGCATCGACATCGAGGCGGCGATGCAGCGGAAATGGCTGCACTGGCTGGCGTCGGAAACCGCCGTTCCGCCAACCTAG